A portion of the Phacochoerus africanus isolate WHEZ1 chromosome 5, ROS_Pafr_v1, whole genome shotgun sequence genome contains these proteins:
- the RGPD4 gene encoding ranBP2-like and GRIP domain-containing protein 4 isoform X3, with protein MRRSKADVERYIASVQGSAPSPREKSMKGFYFAKLYYEAKEYDLAKKYISTYINVQERDPKAHRFLGLLYEAEENIDKAVECYKRSVELNPTQKDLVLKIAELLCKNDVSDGRAKYWVERAAKLFPGSPAIYKLKERLLDCKGEDGWNKLFDLIQSELYSRPDDVHVNIRLVELYRSDKRLRDAVSHCHKAERNMALRSSLEWNSCVVQTLKEYLESSECLESDDSNWRATNRDLLVAYGNLMFLTLSTRDVQESRELLESFDSALQSVKSCVGGNDELSDTFLEMKGHFYMHAGSLLLKMGQHSDVQWRALSELAALCYLIAFQVPRPKIKLIKEAGQNLLEMMAYDRLSQSGHMLLNLSRDKQDFLKEVVESFANKSGQSALYDALFSSQSPKARSFLGNDDFGCIDVQAPEPDDLARYDVGAVRAHNGCLQHLTWLGLQWKSLSASPAVRKWLKQLFHHLPQETSRLETNAPESICILDLEVFLLGVIYTSHLQLKEKCNSHCSFYQPLCLPLPVCKQLCTERQKSWWDAVCNLLHRKAVPGASAKLRLLVQHDINTLRGQGKHGLQPALLVHWAQSLQKTGSGLNSFYDQREYIGRSVHYWKVVLPLLKIIKKKSSIPEPIDPLFKHFHSADIQASEICEYEEEAHITFAVLDAVNGNIEDAMTAFESINNVISYWNLALIFRRKAEDIENDALSCEEQEECKNYLRKTRDYLIKILDDTDVDPSVVKKLPVSLESVKEMLNSVMEELAGCSEAGLLYRNTDSEIKHSTPSPTKYSLSPNKSYKYSKTPPQWAEDQSSLLKMICEQVEAIKKEMQELKLNSSNSGSPCRWPTENYGPDSGPDGYQGSQNYHGAPLTVATTGPSVYYSQSPAYNSQYLLRPAANVTPTKGPVYGMNRLPPQQHMYTYSQQVHTPPVQSSSACMFSQEVYAPPLRFESPATGILSPRGDDYFNYNVQQTSTNPPLPEPGYFTKPPVAAHASRSSESKVIDFGKTSFVQPGPGEGMRPPLAAPAHTTQPAPFKFNSNFKSNDGDFTFSSPQVVAQPPSTTYNNSESLLGLLTSDKPLQGDSFSGPKAAQTIGPRNAFNFGSKNVPGISFTENMGPVQQKNSGFRRSDDMFTFHSPGKSIFATPAAELANRSHEADGGSAHGDDDDDGPHFEPVVPLPDKIEVKTGEEDEEEFFCNRAKLFRFDVGSREWKERGTGNVKILRHKTSGKIRLLMRREQVLKICANHYISPHMALVPNAASDRSFVWYAVDYADESPKPEQLAIRFKTPEEAALFKCKFEEAQSMLKASGANTATTTNQATRSVKEPTSHDSKDLGNSDAGNMNFEFQVPRKEGSWWHCSSCSLKNAATAKKCVSCQNLNPSSKELLSQPLVDTVSTPKPGSENAPDRFTVMPPKKEGHWDCSICLLRNEPTVSRCTACQNTKPANKSGSSFVQQASFKFGQGDLPKSAGSDFRSVFSIKEGQWDCSVCLVRNEGSSMKCVACQNPKKQSSPASAAPAPPFFKFGTSETSKAPKNGFDGVFAKKEAQWDCSVCLVRNEGSSVRCVACQNPKKQSSPAAPAPASFKFGTSETSKVPKNGFEGVFTKKEGQWDCSVCFVRNEASAAKCVACQNPGRQEPLGPAAPASSETSKAPRSGLEGMFTKKEGQWDCSVCLVQNEGSSMKCVACQNAKSSPASAVPAPASFKFGTSETSKAPRSGFEGMFTKKEGQWDCSTCSVQNESSSSKCVACDASKPTHKPVVEEPSAFSLGSTTKVNDSSGSQVGTGFKSNFSEKAFKFGNTKQGFKFGHVDQENTPSFTFQGSSNTDSKSTKGGFSFSVPVSADGFKFGIEEPGNQEKNEKPFGNDAGCQAQDAGGQKDGSAVVFGQTGSTFTFADLAKSASGEGFQFGKKDPNFKGFSGAGEKLFSSQSGKMTDKAEISTDLEKDDDAYKTEDSDDIHFEPVVQMPEKVELVTGEEDEKVLYSQRVKLFRFDAEISQWKERGLGNLKILKNEVNGKLRMLMRREQVLKVCANHWITTTMHLKPLSGSDRAWMWLASDFSDGDAKLEQLAAKFKTPELAEEFKQKFEECQRLLLDIPLQTPHKLVDTGRAAKLIQRAEEMKSGLKDFKTFLTNEQTKVPDQESKSSGEGAAGALEASSTPNPEAPGPALEWDNYDLREDTLDTSVSSSSVHASPLASSPVKKNLFRFGESTTGFNFSFKSALSPSKSPAKLNQSGASVGTDEDSDVTQEEERDGQHFEPVVPLPDLVEVSSGEENEQVVFSHRAKLYRYDKDAGQWKERGIGDIKILQNYDNKQVRIVMRRDQVLKLCANHRITPDMTLQSMKGTERVWVWTACDFADGERKVEHLAVRFKLQDVADSFKKIFDEAKIAQEKDFLITPHVSRSTTPRESPCGKIAVAVLEETTRERTDLVQGDEGADAASEVGRVSGTPEATTKAVVSPPKFVFGSESVKSIFSSEKSKPFAFGNSSATGSLFGFSFNAPLKNNSSEASPAAQSGSGRRVEPGGCQESQNPSLRPSLDGGVGAPSPASTKAESSASHTLHTPEKGFNFSLFKSNPMAFWTSTPSSQPESKAEEKKKPEDLPSDDDVLIVYELTPTPEQKALAIRLQLPPTFFCYKNRPGYVSEEEEDDEDFDTAVKKLNGKLYLDDSEKCRPSEQSLTDNEKECVIVWEKKPTVEEKAKADTLKLPPTFFCGVCSDTDEDNGNGEDFQSELHKVQEAQKSQNVEITGMAYSVCTGGAKVTVPFLGKSEEPDFTTKSITSPPFSSGTGDKPVDLSTKKESDADSENQVDSTTVSFGFGSSTGLSFADLASSNSGDFAFGSKGDLRLRGPRAACPGRRSWPCRVACSPPELHLPEEYTFYTLLLEACHIVGS; from the exons GAACGGCTTTTAGATTGTAAAGGTGAAGATGGATGGAATAAACTGTTCGACTTGATTCAGTCAGAACTTTACTCAAGACCTGATGATGTCCATGTGAATATCAGATTGGTAGAGCTGTATCGCTCGGACAAGAGACTGAGGGATGCTGTGAGCCACTGCCACAAGGCAGAGAGAAACATGGCCTTGCGTTCAAGTTTAGAGTGGAATTCCTGTGTGGTACAGACCCTTAAG GAATATCTGGAATCTTCAGAGTGTTTGGAGTCAGATGACAGTAACTGGCGAGCGACCAATAGGGACTTACTTGTGGCCTATGGTAACCTAATGTTCCTTACACTGTCCACAAGAGATGTTCAGGAGAGCAGGGAGTTACTGGAAAG TTTTGATAGTGCTCTTCAGTCTGTGAAATCTTGTGTGGGTGGAAACGATGAACTTTCAGATACCTTCTTAGAAATGAAAGGACATTTCTACATGCATGCTGGCTCTCTGCTTTTGAAGATGGGTCAGCACAGTGATGTGCAGTGGCGGGCGCTCTCGGAGCTGGCTGCCTTGTGCTATCTCATAGCATTTCAG GTTCCAAGACCAAAGATTAAATTGATAAAAGAAGCTGGGCAAAATCTGCTGGAAATGATGGCCTATGATCGTCTGAGCCAATCAG GGCATATGCTGCTAAACTTAAGTCGTGACaagcaagattttttaaaagaggttgTAGAATCCTTTGCCAATAAAAGCGGGCAGTCTGCTTTATATGATGCTCTATTTTCTAGTCAGTCCCCTAAGGCCCGATCTTTCCTTGGTAACGATGACTTTGGATGCATTGATGTGCAAGCCCCAGAGCCTGATGATTTGGCTAGATATGATGTTG gtGCTGTTCGAGCACATAATGGTTGTCTTCAGCACCTTACCTGGCTTGGCTTACAGTGGAAATCACTGTCTGCCTCACCTGCAGTTCGAAAGTGGCTGAAACAGCTTTTTCATCATTTGCCCCAGGAAACCTCACGACTTGAAACAAATGCACCGGAATCAATATGTATTTTAGATCTTGAG GTATTTCTACTTGGGGTAATATATACCAGCCACTTACAATTAAAGGAGAAGTGTAATTCTCACTGCAGCTTCTATCAGCCTCTATGCTTGCCACTTCCTGTATGTAAACAGCTTTGCACAGAAAGGCAGAAATCATGGTGGGATGCGGTTTGTAATCTCCTTCACAGGAAAGCAGT aCCTGGAGCCTCAGCAAAATTGCGACTTCTAGTTCAGCATGACATAAACACTCTCAGGGGCCAGGGGAAACACGGCCTTCAGCCTGCTCTGCTTGTGCACTGGGCACAGTCCCTTCAGAAAACA GGCAGTGGTCttaattctttttatgaccaACGAGAATACATAGGCAGAAGTGTTCACTATTGGAAGGTGGTTTTGCCATTGTTGAAGATTATCAAAAAGAAGAGTAGTATCCCTGAACCTATTGACCCtttgtttaaacattttcatAGTGCAGACATTCAG GCATCTGAAATTTGTGAATATGAAGAGGAAGCACACATAACCTTCGCTGTACTGGATGCAGTTAATGGAAACATAGAAGATGCCATGACTGCTTTTGAATCTATTAATAACGTCATTTCTTATTGGAATCTTGCACTG ATTTTTCGCAGAAAAGCAGAAGACATTGAAAATGATGCACTTTCTTGTGAAGAACAGGAAGAATGCAAAAATTACCTGAGAAAGACCAGAGACTACCTGATAAAGATTTTAGATGACACTGATGTAGAtccctcagtggttaagaaa TTGCCTGTGTCCCTAGAGTCTGTGAAAGAGATGCTCAACTCAGTCATGGAGGAACTTGCCGGCTGCAGTGAGGCAGGGCTTCTTTATAGAAATACAGATTCAGAAATAAAACACTCTACACCATCTCCTACCAAATACTCTTTATCACCAAATAAAAGTTACAAG TATTCTAAAACACCTCCTCAGTGGGCAGAAGATCAAAGTTCTTTGCTGAAAATGATCTGTGAACAAGTAGAGGCCATTAAG AAAGAAATGCAGGAGTTGAAACTAAATAGCAGTAACTCGGGCTCCCCTTGTCGTTGGCCTACAGAAAATTATGGGCCAGATTCAGGGCCTGATGGCTATCAAGGGTCACAGAATTATCATGGGGCTCCACTAACAG ttgcaaCTACTGGCCCTTCAGTATATTATAGTCAGTCACCAGCATATAATTCCCAGTATCTTCTCAGACCAGCAGCTAATGTTACTCCCACAAAG ggCCCGGTCTATGGCATGAATAGGCTTCCACCTCAGCAGCATATGTACACCTACTCCCAGCAGGTGCACACACCACCCGTGCAGAGCTCGTCTGCTTGTATGTTCTCTCAAGAGGTGTATGCGCCTCCGCTGCGATTTGAGTCTCCTGCAACGGGAATTCTGTCACCCAGGGGTGATGATTACTTTAATTACAATGTTCAGCAGACAAGCACAAATCCACCTTTGCCAGAACCAGGTTATTTCACAAAACCTCCAGTTGCAGCTCATGCTTCAAGATCTTCAGAATCTAAGGTTATAGACTTTGGGAAAACCAGTTTTGTTCAGCCTGGACCAGGTGAAGGAATGAGGCCACCTTTGGCAGCACCTGCACATACTACACAGCCAGCTCCTTTTAAATTTAACTCAAATTTCAAATCAAATGATGGTGACTTCACGTTTTCCTCACCACAGGTTGTGGCACAGCCCCCTTCTACAACTTATAATAATAGTGAGAGCCTTTTAGGTCTCCTGACTTCAGATAAACCTTTACAGGGAGATAGCTTCAGTGGACCAAAAGCTGCTCAAACCATTGGTCCTCGAAATGCATTCAATTTTGGAAGCAAAAATGTGCCTGGAATTTCATTTACTGAAAACATGGGCCCAGTTCAACAAAAGAATTCTGGTTTTCGACGCAGTGATGATATGTTCACCTTCCACAGTCCAGGGAAGTCAATATTTGCAACACCTGCTGCAGAGCTGGCCAACAGGAGTCATGAAGCAGACGGAGGGAGTGCCCACGGGGACGATGACGATGATGGACCTCACTTTGAGCCTGTGGTGCCTCTTCCCGATAAGATAGAAGTAAAAACTGGagaggaagatgaggaagaaTTCTTCTGCAACCGTGCCAAGTTGTTTCGTTTTGATGTAGGATCCAGAGAATGGAAGGAGCGTGGAACTGGCAATGTGAAGATACTGAGGCACAAAACCTCTGGCAAAATTCGCCTACTGATGAGACGAGAGCAGGTGTTGAAAATCTGTGCAAATCACTACATCAGCCCGCACATGGCCCTGGTACCCAACGCCGCCTCGGACAGGTCCTTCGTGTGGTATGCTGTGGACTATGCAGATGAGTCGCCCAAGCCAGAACAGCTGGCTATCAGGTTCAAAACACCCGAGGAAGCAGCCCTCTTTAAGTGCAAGTTTGAAGAGGCCCAGAGCATGTTAAAAGCTTCAGGAGCAaacacagccacaaccacaaatCAGGCTACGAGGTCTGTAAAAGAACCCACAAGTCATGACAGTAAGGATCTTGGCAACTCTGATGCTGGAAACATGAATTTTGAATTTCAGGTCCCAAGGAAAGAAGGGTCTTGGTGGCATTGTAGCAGCTGCTCCTTAAAGAACGCTGCAACTGCTAAGAAATGTGTATCCTGCCAAAACCTAAACCCAAGCAGTAAAGAGCTCCTTAGCCAACCATTAGTTGACACTGTTTCCACTCCTAAACCTGGCTCAGAAAATGCTCCAGATAGATTTACAGTTATGCCTCCAAAGAAAGAAGGGCACTGGGATTGTAGTATTTGTTTATTAAGAAATGAACCCACTGTATCCAGATGCACTGCATGCCAGAATACAAAGCCTGCTAACAAGAGTGGATCTTCATTTGTTCAGCAAGCTTCCTTTAAGTTTGGCCAGGGAGACCTTCCTAAGTCTGCTGGCAGTGATTTCAGGTCTGTTTTTTCAATAAAGGAAGGACAGTGGGACTGTAGTGTGTGCCTAGTGCGAAATGAAGGAAGTTCTATGAAATGTGTGGCTTGTCAGAATCCAAAGAAACAGAGTTCACCTGCTTCTGCTGCCCCCGCACCTCCCTTCTTTAAGTTTGGTACTTCAGAGACAAGCAAAGCTCCAAAGAATGGATTTGACGGGGTTTTTGCCAAAAAGGAAGCACAGTGGGACTGCAGTGTGTGCTTAGTGCGAAATGAAGGAAGTTCTGTGAGATGTGTGGCTTGTCAGAATCCAAAGAAACAGAGTTCACCTGCTGCGCCTGCACCTGCCTCCTTTAAGTTTGGTACTTCAGAGACAAGCAAGGTGCCAAAGAATGGATTTGAGGGGGTTTTCACCAAGAAGGAAGGACAGTGGGATTGCAGTGTTTGCTTCGTGCGAAATGAGGCAAGTGCGGCCAAGTGTGTGGCCTGTCAGAATCCAGGCAGACAGGAACCTCTGGGCCCTGCTGCCCCTGCCTCTTCAGAGACGAGCAAGGCTCCACGGAGTGGGCTTGAAGGGATGTTCACCAAGAAGGAAGGACAGTGGGACTGCAGCGTGTGCTTGGTGCAAAATGAAGGAAGTTCTATGAAATGTGTGGCTTGTCAGAATGCAAAGAGTTCACCTGCCTCTGCTGTCCCTGCACCTGCCTCGTTTAAGTTTGGTACTTCAGAGACAAGCAAGGCTCCAAGGAGTGGATTTGAAGGGATGTTCACCAAGAAGGAAGGACAGTGGGATTGCAGCACCTGCTCTGTACAAAATGAGAGTTCTTCTTCAAAATGTGTGGCTTGTGATGCCTCTAAACCAACCCATAAACCTGTTGTAGAAGAACCTTCAGCTTTCTCACTGGGCTCAACAACTAAGGTAAATGACTCTTCTGGAAGTCAGGTGGGAACAGGATTTAAAAGTAACTTTTCAGAAAAAGCCTTTAAATTTGGCAACACAAAACAAGGATTTAAATTTGGGCATGTGGATCAAGAAAATACACCTTCATTTACATTTCAGGGTTCTTCTAATACAGATTCTAAGTCAACAAAAGGAGGATTTAGTTTTTCTGTCCCTGTGTCTGCTGATGGGTTTAAATTTGGCATTGAAGAGCCAGGAaatcaggaaaagaatgaaaagcccTTTGGAAACGATGCTGGTTGTCAGGCTCAGGATGCTGGTGGTCAGAAGGATGGGAGTGCTGTGGTTTTTGGTCAAACTGGAAGCACTTTTACCTTTGCAGATCTTGCAAAATCAGCTTCAGGAGAAGGGTTTCAGTTTGGCAAAAAAGACCCTAACTTCAAGGGATTTTCGGGTGCCGGAGAGAAATTATTCTCATCACAAAGTGGTAAAATGACTGATAAAGCTGAGATTTCTACTGATCTTGAGAAAGATGATGATGCCTACAAGACTGAGGACTCTGACGACATCCATTTTGAACCCGTCGTCCAGATGCCTGAAAAAGTGGAGCTTGTCACTGGAGAAGAAGACGAGAAAGTTCTTTACTCACAGCGGGTAAAACTGTTTAGGTTTGATGCTGAAATAAGTCAGTGGAAAGAAAGGGGCTTGGGGAACTTAAAGATTCTCAAAAATGAAGTCAACGGCAAACTAAGGATGCTGATGCGGCGAGAGCAGGTGCTGAAGGTGTGTGCCAACCACTGGATCACCACTACCATGCACCTGAAGCCCCTGTCAGGGTCTGACAGGGCCTGGATGTGGTTGGCCAGTGATTTTTCTGATGGCGACGCCAAACTAGAGCAGCTGGCAGCAAAATTCAAGACACCTGAACTGGCTGAAGAATTCAAGCAGAAATTTGAGGAATGCCAGCGACTTCTGTTAGATATCCCGCTGCAGACCCCCCATAAACTTGTGGACACCGGCAGAGCTGCCAAATTAATACAGAGGGCAGAGGAAATGAAGAGCGGACTGAAAGACTTTAAGACATTTTTGACGAACGAGCAAACAAAAGTCCCCGACCAGGAGAGTAAGAGTTCAGGAGAAGGTGCTGCCGGTGCTTTGGAGGCAAGCAGCACGCCGAATCCCGAGGCCCCTGGGCCTGCCCTGGAGTGGGACAACTATGACCTGAGGGAAGACACGCTGGACACCAGCGTGAGCAGCAGCTCCGTGCATGCCTCCCCCCTGGCCAGCAGCCCTGTAAAGAAGAATCTCTTCCGCTTCGGGGAGTCAACCACCGGATTTAACTTCAGTTTTAAATCTGCTCTGAGTCCCTCTAAGTCTCCGGCCAAGTTGAATCAGAGCGGGGCCTCTGTGGGCACAGATGAGGACTCGGACGTGActcaggaggaggagagagacggACAGCACTTCGAGCCCGTCGTCCCGCTGCCTGATCTGGTCGAGGTGTCCAGTGGTGAGGAGAACGAACAGGTGGTTTTTAGCCACAGAGCCAAACTTTATAGGTATGATAAAGATGCCGGCCAGTGGAAAGAGAGAGGCATTGGTGACATAAAGATTTTACAGAATTACGACAATAAGCAAGTTCGCATAGTGATGAGAAGGGACCAGGTATTAAAACTTTGTGCCAACCACAGGATAACTCCAGACATGACTTTGCAAAGTATGAAAGGGACAGAAAGAGTATGGGTGTGGACTGCTTGTgattttgcagatggagaaagaaaagtagaGCATTTAGCTGTCCGTTTTAAACTTCAGGACGTTGCAGactcatttaagaaaatatttgatgaagCAAAAATAGCccaagaaaaagattttttgatAACACCTCATGTTTCTCGTTCAACCACTCCCAGAGAGTCACCATGTGGCAAAATTGCTGTTGCTGTGCTGGAAGAAACCACAAGAGAGCGGACAGACTTGGTTCAGGGTGATGAGGGAGCAGATGCAGCCTCAGAAGTTGGCAGGGTGTCTGGCACGCCTGAAGCAACAACAAAAGCAGTGGTTTCGCCTCCAAAGTTTGTGTTTGGTTCTGAGTCTGTTAAAAGCATTTTTAGCAgtgaaaaatcaaaaccatttgCATTTGGCAACAGTTCAGCAACTGGGTCTCTTTTTGGATTTAGTTTTAATGCACCTTTGAAAAATAACAGTAGTGAGGCCAGTCCAGCAGCCCAGAGTGGATCTGGAAGAAGAGTGGAGCCCGGTGGTTGCCAGGAGTCACAGAACCCCAGTCTCAGGCCTTCCTTGGATGGTGGAGTTGGAGCCCCCTCTCCTGCTTCAACGAAGGCCGAGTCCTCGGCCAGTCACACGCTTCACACGCCAGAAAAGG GATTTAATTTTAGCCTTTTTAAGTCTAATCCAATGGCTTTTTGGACCAGCACTCCTTCCTCACAGCCTGAGAGCAAAG cggaagagaagaaaaagcctGAAGACCTTCCCTCGGATGATGATGTTCTCATTGTATATGAGTTGACCCCAACTCCTGAGCAAAAAGCTCTTGCAATCAGACTTCAGCTTCCTCCCACTTTCTTCTGCTATAAGAACCGGCCAGGATACGTCAGCGAAGAGGAAGAGGATG ATGAAGATTTCGACACAGCTGTCAAGAAACTTAACGGAAAACTATATCTGGATGATTCAGAAAAATGTAGACCATCAGAACAAAGTCTCACAG ATAATGAGAAAGAATGCGTTATTGTTTGGGAAAAGAAACCAACAGTTGAAGAGAAGGCAAAAGCAGACACCTTGAAGCTTCCACCTACGTTCTTTTGTGGAGTCTGCAGTGACACAGATGAGGACAATGGGAATGGAGAGGACTTTCAGTCGGAGCTTCACAAGGTTCAGGAAGCTCAA